From a single Nitrospirota bacterium genomic region:
- the ilvE gene encoding branched-chain-amino-acid transaminase has product MIYLNDRLVPRAEARVSVFDHGFLYGDGIYETLRAYQGIVFKLDEHIERLFRSASMIGLTIPKNFDEIKAAIYETMKANSHSDAYVRITISRGPGPIGLDPELCPNPTFVIVSEAFKEYPIQYYEKGIKIAIVSVRRNFKDALNPMIKSLNFLNNILAKIEAKNKGAYEAIMLNYRGHVAEGTITNIFFVKNSIICTPELDVGILDGITRMTILNIAEGMGFRIKEGKFTPEDIYSAEEVFISNTTMEVMPVAEVDDKKIGTKPGKITMTLHKAYRKEVDGYLKEKRAMGPSIWGEYDK; this is encoded by the coding sequence ATGATTTATTTAAATGACAGACTGGTGCCGAGGGCTGAGGCCAGGGTTTCTGTTTTTGACCACGGTTTTCTCTATGGCGATGGCATTTATGAGACCCTGAGGGCCTATCAGGGCATAGTCTTTAAGCTCGATGAGCACATAGAGAGGCTCTTCCGTTCAGCATCCATGATTGGCCTTACAATCCCCAAGAACTTTGATGAGATAAAGGCAGCGATTTATGAGACAATGAAGGCCAATAGCCACAGCGATGCATATGTGAGGATAACCATCTCAAGGGGGCCAGGCCCCATCGGGCTTGACCCTGAACTCTGCCCCAACCCCACCTTTGTAATAGTTTCCGAGGCTTTCAAGGAATATCCCATACAGTATTACGAGAAGGGGATAAAGATTGCGATTGTTTCTGTAAGGCGCAATTTTAAAGATGCCCTCAACCCCATGATAAAGTCCCTTAATTTTTTAAACAATATCCTCGCAAAGATTGAGGCAAAGAACAAAGGGGCTTATGAGGCCATTATGCTGAATTACAGGGGGCATGTTGCAGAGGGCACGATAACAAACATTTTTTTTGTAAAAAACAGCATCATCTGCACGCCTGAATTGGATGTTGGGATTCTGGATGGGATAACCAGAATGACAATCCTTAATATAGCAGAAGGCATGGGATTCAGGATAAAAGAGGGAAAGTTTACGCCAGAGGACATTTACAGCGCTGAGGAGGTCTTTATTTCAAACACTACTATGGAGGTAATGCCGGTGGCTGAGGTTGATGATAAAAAGATAGGCACAAAACCAGGTAAGATTACCATGACGCTTCATAAGGCTTACAGAAAAGAGGTTGACGGCTACCTGAAGGAAAAACGTGCAATGGGCCCTTCTATATGGGGGGAATATGACAAGTAG
- the lptF gene encoding LPS export ABC transporter permease LptF, producing MIIQRSILKELLINFSLILFLLTFMLFMEKLLRLTRLVMGKGAGLLDILKIFIYLQPSILLLTIPMAILISVFLTYGRMMADSEMVVLKGSGMSFWAISKPAFIISLAGFLISITFSLYLLPKSVQSFRQAIFEVVARKAAMVLEEGTFSTAFKGTVIFIKEIPSQDKLKGIFIYKEEDSSGGEQDRKEPIVIVAKEGTLLSRPQESLIELSMTDGIMHTFGKKTSSEVTFSRYNLVLMFTPEPSKEKKVSEMEIIELWMGRKDNVLWNVELHRRFAIPFACLIFGFLGPALSLKTGKTGRLGGFSLGLFTLVLYYLMLILGEGLAKAGKVPASVSVWGPNLFFGVVAFLSFFRAHSERPLLSRKS from the coding sequence ATGATAATCCAGAGGTCAATCTTAAAAGAGCTTCTGATAAATTTCTCCCTTATACTTTTTCTCCTGACTTTTATGCTTTTTATGGAAAAACTCCTGAGGCTTACCAGGCTTGTAATGGGCAAGGGAGCAGGCCTCTTAGATATACTTAAAATCTTCATCTATCTCCAGCCCTCTATTCTGCTCCTCACAATCCCGATGGCAATTCTAATATCAGTGTTTCTCACCTATGGCAGGATGATGGCAGACAGCGAAATGGTTGTCCTTAAAGGAAGCGGCATGAGTTTCTGGGCTATTTCAAAACCTGCCTTTATCATTTCCCTTGCCGGGTTTTTAATTTCTATTACCTTCAGCCTGTATCTGCTTCCAAAAAGCGTGCAGTCTTTCAGACAGGCCATCTTTGAAGTAGTAGCCAGAAAAGCAGCAATGGTCTTAGAAGAGGGGACGTTTTCAACGGCCTTTAAAGGCACTGTCATTTTTATTAAAGAAATACCATCACAGGATAAACTAAAGGGAATCTTCATATACAAGGAGGAAGACTCATCCGGAGGAGAGCAGGACAGGAAAGAACCTATTGTAATCGTTGCAAAAGAAGGAACTCTGCTGTCCAGGCCTCAGGAGAGCTTGATAGAATTAAGTATGACAGACGGGATAATGCACACATTTGGAAAAAAGACCTCATCTGAGGTTACTTTTTCAAGATACAATCTTGTATTAATGTTCACGCCAGAGCCTTCAAAGGAGAAAAAGGTCAGTGAAATGGAAATTATTGAACTCTGGATGGGGCGGAAGGACAATGTCTTATGGAATGTTGAGTTGCACAGGAGATTTGCCATACCCTTTGCATGCCTGATTTTTGGTTTTCTTGGCCCTGCCCTTTCACTCAAAACAGGCAAGACAGGCCGCCTCGGCGGATTTTCTCTGGGTTTATTCACCCTTGTGCTGTATTATCTCATGCTCATCTTAGGGGAAGGCCTTGCAAAAGCAGGAAAGGTCCCGGCCTCTGTCAGCGTGTGGGGGCCGAATTTATTCTTTGGCGTAGTGGCTTTTTTGTCCTTCTTCAGGGCACATTCCGAGAGGCCGCTGTTAAGTCGGAAGTCATGA
- the deoC gene encoding deoxyribose-phosphate aldolase — protein sequence MLEIARLIDHTLLRPDATEKDIEALCREAIKHSFHAVCVNPCFVPFVKKLLKGSGVKVCTVVGFPLGAISLKAKVFEAMEAVLDGADELDMVINIGEARAGHWDSVRREISNLVIATPHIVHKIIIETCYLTDDEKIRASLIAMDAGAEFIKTSTGFGPAGAVVGDVAMIKEATGGKVGIKASGGIKTLRDVLSFVEAGATRIGTSSGVNIMKEVSSKG from the coding sequence ATGCTTGAGATTGCCAGACTCATTGACCATACCCTTCTCAGGCCTGATGCTACTGAGAAGGACATAGAGGCTCTGTGCCGTGAGGCTATTAAACATAGTTTCCATGCTGTATGTGTAAATCCATGTTTTGTGCCTTTTGTGAAGAAACTCCTTAAGGGATCAGGAGTAAAAGTCTGTACTGTTGTGGGCTTTCCACTCGGGGCCATATCCTTAAAGGCAAAGGTGTTTGAGGCAATGGAGGCTGTGCTTGATGGAGCAGACGAGCTTGATATGGTTATAAACATAGGCGAGGCCAGGGCAGGGCACTGGGATTCTGTAAGAAGAGAGATTTCAAACCTCGTGATAGCCACACCACACATCGTGCATAAGATAATAATAGAGACATGCTATCTCACGGATGATGAGAAGATAAGGGCCTCTCTGATTGCGATGGATGCAGGCGCAGAATTTATAAAGACCTCTACTGGTTTTGGGCCTGCCGGCGCAGTGGTTGGAGATGTTGCCATGATAAAAGAGGCAACGGGTGGAAAGGTAGGTATAAAGGCATCTGGCGGTATAAAAACCCTCAGAGATGTCCTGTCTTTTGTTGAAGCAGGAGCAACAAGAATAGGCACAAGCTCGGGTGTAAATATAATGAAGGAAGTTTCCTCTAAGGGTTAA
- a CDS encoding LptF/LptG family permease: MRLLRRYFLKEFFKFFILSLLSLTVVFLLVEFFDKVDEFYPRRPPIYLVIWYLLLLAPKFLLFASPMAALLSILLILGMATKWKEIVAIKASGGSLKKLFSSFLILGIVVTFATLILGETIAPMASRKASYIRNVKILKKTPKSTFKEGALWLIGLDSSLIHIKAFAGDEERASEVSIFRFGKDFRIKQRIEASEAVWTGEKWILNDVIIFDLNSGNTTKHKSLPFPFLEEPKIFKEELKKQDEMNFIELYSYYKRLESAGFKNLRYLVDLYGKLAYPTINFVMFIFGVALALSGTGTGGGLRAAGLGIAISLLYWLIYSISMSLGYAGKLPPWFAPWVGPVVFGAAGIYTFSKIRE, from the coding sequence ATGAGACTCCTGAGAAGATATTTTTTAAAAGAATTCTTTAAGTTTTTTATCCTGAGCCTCCTGTCCCTTACAGTAGTCTTTCTGCTTGTAGAGTTTTTTGACAAGGTAGATGAATTCTATCCCAGAAGACCGCCTATTTATTTAGTGATATGGTATCTCCTCCTTCTTGCGCCCAAGTTCTTGCTTTTTGCCTCTCCAATGGCAGCTTTACTTTCAATCCTTCTCATCCTCGGCATGGCGACAAAGTGGAAAGAGATTGTCGCAATCAAGGCATCAGGGGGAAGCCTGAAAAAACTCTTCTCCTCTTTTCTTATCTTGGGTATAGTTGTAACTTTTGCAACGTTAATCCTCGGCGAGACAATAGCACCCATGGCAAGCAGAAAGGCATCTTACATAAGAAATGTAAAAATTTTGAAAAAGACGCCGAAAAGCACATTTAAAGAAGGAGCCCTGTGGCTGATAGGGCTTGACAGCAGTTTAATCCACATAAAGGCATTCGCAGGCGATGAAGAGAGGGCATCGGAGGTAAGTATATTTAGATTTGGCAAGGACTTCAGAATAAAGCAAAGAATAGAGGCAAGCGAGGCTGTCTGGACAGGAGAAAAATGGATACTCAATGATGTAATTATCTTTGATTTGAACAGCGGCAATACAACAAAACACAAATCTCTCCCATTCCCTTTTCTTGAAGAACCAAAAATATTTAAAGAGGAATTGAAAAAGCAAGATGAGATGAACTTTATCGAGCTGTATAGCTACTATAAAAGACTCGAAAGTGCTGGCTTTAAAAATTTAAGATATCTCGTTGACTTATACGGGAAACTTGCCTATCCCACAATTAATTTCGTCATGTTCATCTTCGGCGTAGCCCTGGCCCTGAGTGGTACAGGCACAGGAGGAGGGTTGAGGGCTGCTGGCCTGGGCATTGCCATAAGTCTTCTTTACTGGCTTATTTACTCCATAAGCATGTCCCTCGGTTACGCAGGAAAACTCCCGCCATGGTTCGCACCCTGGGTCGGGCCTGTTGTATTCGGGGCAGCAGGAATCTACACCTTTTCAAAAATCAGAGAATGA